A single window of Candidatus Desulfofervidus auxilii DNA harbors:
- a CDS encoding universal stress protein: MEEKIEKRVLLAVDDSTYALKAAEYIARIFKEDEYFNVNLIHVMPPLPPIIFETHDDIEFKRWQMTYRPKLEKKYKEKANSILEKVITFLKGLGWPDERFEKIALSGRSGPAPDLLFYAEQGLFDALVLGRRGISKWEKIIVGSVTDKIIHAEKTIPIWIVVEPIPSKKVLIAIDGSENALRAADHVGFIFSGRNDIEIILIHIIKINFIGEIYPEKWQKAVEKVAISFIEKAKTMLIKAGFSEKNVKTVIKTTTKDIAKEILEYQEKENIGTIAMGRRGVSRLKAFFLGSVSNKVLNMIEKGAVWVVD, from the coding sequence ATGGAAGAAAAAATTGAGAAACGTGTATTATTGGCTGTGGATGATTCTACATATGCCTTAAAAGCGGCAGAATATATTGCACGTATATTTAAAGAAGATGAATATTTCAATGTCAATCTAATCCATGTAATGCCTCCTTTACCTCCTATTATTTTTGAAACCCATGATGATATAGAATTTAAACGTTGGCAAATGACATATCGACCAAAACTTGAAAAAAAATATAAAGAAAAAGCCAATAGCATTTTAGAAAAAGTTATAACTTTTTTAAAAGGTCTTGGTTGGCCAGATGAGCGTTTTGAAAAAATTGCATTGTCAGGAAGATCTGGACCTGCACCAGATCTTCTTTTTTATGCTGAACAAGGTCTTTTTGATGCGTTAGTATTAGGAAGACGTGGCATAAGTAAATGGGAAAAAATAATTGTAGGGAGTGTAACAGATAAAATTATTCATGCAGAAAAAACAATACCCATATGGATTGTTGTAGAACCTATTCCTTCAAAAAAGGTACTTATAGCTATAGATGGTTCAGAAAATGCTTTAAGGGCGGCTGACCATGTTGGTTTCATCTTTTCTGGTAGAAATGATATAGAAATTATTTTAATTCATATAATAAAAATCAACTTTATAGGGGAAATTTATCCAGAAAAATGGCAAAAAGCTGTAGAAAAAGTTGCTATTTCATTTATAGAAAAAGCAAAAACAATGCTTATTAAAGCAGGTTTTTCTGAGAAAAATGTTAAGACAGTTATCAAAACTACAACTAAGGATATAGCTAAGGAAATTCTTGAATATCAAGAAAAAGAAAATATAGGAACTATTGCTATGGGTAGACGTGGTGTTTCTAGATTGAAGGCATTTTTTCTTGGAAGTGTTTCTAATAAAGTATTGAATATGATAGAAAAAGGAGCAGTTTGGGTAGTGGATTAG
- a CDS encoding sugar phosphate isomerase/epimerase yields the protein MNFFVNVPYDLLCSKYLSLFIENHINPEIYFSPQLLDKWPEDEFKSLAKELEKHHLKVSFHAPFYDLVPGAIDNKIRQVTQERLNEIFLLVPIFKAVAVVAHLGYDPRIYGNHKEEWLKNSLKTWEKFIPLVERLKVYFNLENVFEPTPEIFLETFKNISSPWMGICFDIGHIYAFTNSTLKDWEIIFPYIKQLHLHDNRGKKDEHIGLGKGNINFISLFSLLKKYKRYPIITLEPHTEEAFWDSLKYLNNLPEDIKKFLTQCNEALRNH from the coding sequence ATGAATTTTTTTGTAAATGTCCCTTATGATTTATTATGTAGTAAGTATCTTTCTTTATTTATTGAAAACCATATTAATCCAGAGATTTATTTTTCACCACAATTATTAGATAAATGGCCTGAAGATGAATTTAAGTCTTTGGCTAAAGAGCTAGAAAAACATCATCTTAAAGTAAGTTTTCATGCCCCATTTTATGACCTTGTTCCTGGTGCTATAGACAACAAAATAAGACAAGTTACACAAGAAAGATTAAATGAAATTTTTCTTCTTGTCCCAATATTTAAAGCAGTAGCTGTAGTTGCTCATTTAGGATATGATCCAAGAATTTATGGAAATCATAAAGAAGAATGGCTTAAAAATAGTCTTAAAACTTGGGAAAAATTTATTCCATTAGTTGAAAGACTTAAAGTTTATTTTAATCTTGAAAATGTATTTGAGCCAACACCAGAAATTTTTTTAGAAACTTTTAAAAATATTTCTTCTCCTTGGATGGGAATATGCTTTGATATTGGTCATATTTATGCTTTTACTAATTCTACTCTCAAAGACTGGGAAATTATCTTTCCCTATATTAAACAGCTTCATTTACACGATAATAGAGGCAAAAAAGATGAGCATATAGGACTTGGCAAAGGCAACATAAATTTTATATCCCTTTTTTCCCTTTTAAAAAAATATAAAAGATATCCTATCATTACTTTAGAACCACACACTGAAGAGGCATTTTGGGATAGTTTAAAATATTTAAATAACTTGCCAGAAGATATTAAAAAATTTTTAACTCAATGTAATGAAGCGTTACGAAATCATTGA
- a CDS encoding archease yields the protein MKRYEIIEHTADIGIRIFGRDKKELLLNAAYGFFDVITDLKKVEIKSTCYIEVRGETFEELFFNWLDELLFVFDTKGFIGKDVKIEELKTSVIKAKLKGEKFDFKKHPLKTQIKAITYHNLNVTYHDNLWEAEVLFDI from the coding sequence ATGAAGCGTTACGAAATCATTGAACACACTGCTGATATAGGTATTAGAATATTTGGAAGAGATAAAAAAGAATTACTTTTAAATGCAGCTTATGGATTTTTTGATGTCATTACTGATCTCAAAAAGGTTGAAATCAAATCTACATGTTATATTGAAGTTAGAGGAGAAACATTTGAGGAGCTTTTTTTTAATTGGCTAGATGAGCTACTCTTTGTCTTTGATACAAAAGGATTTATAGGAAAGGATGTTAAAATTGAGGAATTAAAAACAAGTGTTATAAAGGCTAAATTAAAGGGAGAAAAATTTGATTTTAAAAAACATCCATTAAAAACCCAAATAAAGGCAATTACTTATCACAATTTAAATGTCACTTATCATGACAATCTTTGGGAGGCAGAAGTCCTTTTTGATATTTAA
- a CDS encoding class I SAM-dependent methyltransferase has product MKEKIIEIIKQAYQKKRKIPEEYELLEKGQFVSSDIDEVISLANFLKPFIKPKSKIIDLGSGDGRVAFILASLWEDVEVTGIEYNSVLFDCAQRLKSEFKEYFNVEKINFIQKDFFEEDLNKYDVLYYCFWGTWEEKKLIEKLNKETKSGTILIIYGPHLKKFNPEKAFKNFYKILKKTELTCILKKI; this is encoded by the coding sequence TTGAAAGAAAAAATTATTGAAATTATTAAACAGGCATATCAAAAAAAGAGAAAGATTCCTGAAGAATATGAACTTTTAGAAAAAGGTCAATTTGTAAGTTCAGATATAGATGAGGTTATAAGTCTTGCCAATTTTTTGAAGCCTTTTATAAAACCTAAGTCAAAAATTATTGATTTAGGTAGTGGTGATGGAAGAGTAGCTTTTATATTAGCAAGTTTATGGGAAGATGTAGAAGTTACAGGTATTGAGTATAATTCTGTTTTGTTTGATTGTGCTCAAAGATTGAAATCTGAATTTAAAGAATATTTCAATGTAGAAAAAATTAATTTTATTCAAAAGGATTTTTTTGAAGAGGATTTAAATAAATATGATGTTTTATATTACTGTTTTTGGGGAACATGGGAGGAAAAAAAGCTTATAGAAAAATTAAATAAAGAAACAAAATCAGGAACTATATTAATAATTTATGGGCCTCATTTAAAAAAGTTTAATCCAGAAAAGGCATTTAAAAATTTTTATAAAATACTGAAAAAAACAGAGCTTACTTGTATATTAAAGAAAATTTAA
- a CDS encoding TRC40/GET3/ArsA family transport-energizing ATPase: protein MRVILFAGKGGVGKTTLAAATGIKSAQKGQRTLIMSLDPAHSLSDAFDLERGLMDRNKGKPVKVSENLYIQELDVQEELKKHWGEIHKYLSVLLNISGFEEVLAEELAILPGMEEVSSLLYLNRYYRNNTYNVIILDCAPTGESIRFVSIPTALEWYMKKIFKVERRVIRYMRPFAKRFSDVPLPEEAYFDTIESLFQRLEGVDRLLTNPEITTVRLVTNPERMVLKETQRAYLYFNLYHICTDAIIINRVIPEEIQEPFLSFRREWQKEYIKLAQDYFSPIPLFYVPFSSEEIVGYEKLSQLADKIYKDKDPIAVLYQQKPYDFLKENGQYLLRLYLPFVTKDEIELTKSSDELIVRIGSFKKHILLPRSFVLSQPEKAKIEGKVLTITFKGGENE, encoded by the coding sequence ATGCGTGTCATTCTTTTTGCAGGAAAGGGAGGTGTAGGTAAAACTACTTTAGCAGCAGCAACAGGGATTAAATCTGCTCAAAAGGGACAACGTACACTTATTATGTCTCTTGATCCTGCTCATAGTCTAAGTGATGCATTTGATCTTGAACGTGGTCTTATGGATAGAAATAAAGGTAAGCCTGTTAAGGTTTCTGAAAATCTTTATATTCAAGAATTGGATGTTCAAGAAGAGTTAAAAAAGCATTGGGGGGAAATACATAAATATCTCTCTGTGCTTTTAAACATATCTGGTTTTGAGGAAGTATTAGCTGAAGAACTAGCTATTCTTCCAGGTATGGAAGAAGTTAGTTCTTTATTATATTTAAATCGTTATTATCGAAATAATACTTATAATGTAATTATTCTTGATTGTGCTCCAACAGGAGAATCTATCCGTTTTGTTAGCATTCCAACTGCTCTTGAATGGTATATGAAAAAGATTTTTAAAGTGGAGAGAAGAGTCATTCGATATATGAGACCATTTGCCAAACGTTTTAGTGATGTTCCATTACCTGAAGAAGCTTACTTTGATACTATTGAATCGTTATTTCAACGTCTTGAAGGTGTTGATCGGCTTTTAACTAATCCTGAAATTACTACAGTAAGACTTGTAACTAATCCAGAACGTATGGTTTTAAAAGAAACACAAAGAGCATACCTTTATTTTAATCTTTATCATATTTGTACAGATGCTATTATTATCAATCGTGTTATTCCAGAAGAGATTCAAGAACCATTTCTTTCTTTTAGGCGAGAATGGCAAAAAGAATATATTAAATTAGCACAAGATTATTTTTCTCCTATTCCACTTTTTTATGTTCCTTTTTCTTCTGAAGAAATTGTTGGATATGAAAAACTTTCTCAACTTGCAGATAAAATTTATAAAGATAAGGATCCTATAGCTGTACTTTATCAACAAAAACCATATGATTTTTTAAAAGAAAATGGCCAATATTTATTACGACTCTATTTACCTTTTGTTACTAAAGATGAGATTGAATTGACTAAAAGTAGTGACGAACTTATTGTAAGAATAGGAAGTTTTAAAAAGCATATTTTATTACCTCGTTCCTTTGTCCTCTCTCAACCAGAAAAAGCAAAAATTGAAGGTAAAGTTTTAACAATTACTTTCAAAGGAGGAGAAAATGAGTGA
- a CDS encoding (Fe-S)-binding protein — protein sequence MIERVKKWDITDLGLEEGAKKLTPDKIERIINRVLSGEGLARMKIYVDTCIHCGLCANACHHYLSNDGDPTFAPVAKIKQTIWPMLKNKGKVTPDFIKQAAEIAYTECNLCKRCVQYCPFGIDMAYLLSLVRRICHFLGIVPQYLQDTVNSHSVTMNQMWVKQDEWIDTLQWQEEEAQAEIPSLRIPLDKEGADIMYSIIAPEPKIRAQLIYSAAVLFTVAGINWTMPSFDGWDNSDMAMYSGDWEIMGRIKKAHFEAAMRLKVKKIVMGECGHAFRSVYDVGNRWLGWKMHPIPVIHAIQFYYELLRDGKIKIVRKIKDPVTFHDPCNIMRGRGLMKCARRLLREMCEDFREMWPNEEYNYCCCAGGGVINCGPPWKKKRVDSNKIKAEQLAATGATIVVTPCHNCHSGIEDIIHTYGLKMRNVFMIDLLMETIEIPEGLKA from the coding sequence ATGATAGAAAGAGTAAAAAAGTGGGATATAACAGATTTAGGTTTAGAGGAAGGGGCAAAAAAATTAACTCCTGACAAAATAGAAAGAATAATTAATCGGGTATTAAGTGGAGAAGGTCTAGCACGAATGAAAATTTATGTAGATACTTGTATTCATTGTGGATTGTGTGCTAATGCTTGTCATCATTATCTTTCTAATGATGGTGACCCTACTTTTGCCCCAGTAGCAAAGATAAAGCAAACTATTTGGCCAATGTTGAAAAATAAAGGTAAGGTAACTCCTGATTTTATTAAACAAGCTGCTGAAATTGCCTATACAGAATGTAATCTTTGTAAACGCTGTGTTCAATATTGCCCATTTGGTATAGATATGGCTTATCTTTTAAGTCTTGTACGTCGAATTTGCCACTTCCTTGGTATTGTGCCTCAATATTTACAAGATACAGTAAATAGTCATTCTGTTACTATGAATCAGATGTGGGTTAAGCAGGATGAGTGGATAGATACTTTGCAATGGCAGGAAGAAGAAGCACAAGCTGAAATACCAAGTTTGAGGATTCCATTGGATAAAGAGGGGGCAGATATTATGTATTCAATCATTGCCCCTGAACCTAAAATTAGAGCTCAATTGATATATTCTGCTGCAGTATTGTTTACTGTGGCTGGTATTAATTGGACTATGCCCTCTTTTGATGGTTGGGATAATAGTGATATGGCTATGTATTCAGGTGATTGGGAAATTATGGGTCGGATTAAAAAGGCTCATTTTGAAGCAGCTATGCGTCTTAAAGTAAAAAAGATTGTTATGGGTGAATGTGGACATGCCTTTAGATCTGTTTATGATGTAGGTAATAGGTGGTTAGGCTGGAAAATGCATCCTATTCCTGTTATTCATGCTATTCAATTTTATTATGAATTATTGCGAGATGGTAAAATTAAGATTGTACGTAAGATAAAAGACCCTGTGACTTTCCATGATCCTTGTAATATTATGAGAGGAAGAGGATTGATGAAGTGTGCAAGGCGTTTATTAAGAGAAATGTGTGAAGATTTTAGAGAAATGTGGCCAAATGAAGAATACAATTATTGTTGCTGTGCTGGTGGTGGTGTAATCAATTGTGGTCCTCCTTGGAAGAAAAAAAGGGTGGATAGCAATAAAATAAAAGCAGAACAATTAGCAGCAACAGGAGCAACAATAGTAGTTACTCCTTGCCATAATTGTCATAGCGGTATTGAAGATATTATTCACACTTATGGATTAAAAATGCGCAATGTATTTATGATAGATTTATTAATGGAGACAATTGAAATTCCTGAAGGATTAAAGGCATAA
- a CDS encoding RrF2 family transcriptional regulator, which translates to MASTYAVMALIELAARRQGRPVHVRELSDSTGIPCDFLAKLIRTLVKAGILNSAKGKKGGIQFARPPSAISIAEVVRAIEGKQALWRCLFSLHPCDQYRNCPLYPKWGFIRNQIMDFLENTSISELASKINFSCRKNMRGDEEVTEEGEGFFNEIKEIKESGCLKKF; encoded by the coding sequence ATGGCAAGTACATACGCTGTAATGGCCCTTATAGAGTTAGCAGCACGCAGGCAAGGTCGACCAGTGCATGTGAGGGAGTTATCTGATTCTACAGGTATCCCTTGTGATTTTCTTGCTAAACTTATTCGGACATTAGTAAAGGCAGGTATTCTTAATTCTGCAAAAGGTAAAAAAGGTGGTATTCAATTTGCTCGTCCTCCTTCTGCTATATCTATAGCAGAGGTGGTAAGGGCTATTGAAGGAAAACAAGCTTTATGGCGTTGTTTATTTAGTCTTCATCCTTGTGATCAATATAGAAATTGTCCATTGTATCCCAAATGGGGTTTTATTAGGAATCAAATAATGGATTTTTTAGAGAATACAAGTATTTCAGAGCTTGCTTCCAAAATAAATTTTTCATGTCGTAAAAATATGCGAGGAGATGAGGAGGTTACAGAAGAAGGAGAGGGTTTTTTTAATGAAATTAAAGAGATAAAGGAATCCGGTTGTCTTAAAAAATTTTGA
- a CDS encoding bifunctional riboflavin kinase/FAD synthetase — protein sequence MKVINSLEEIKKPFSKAVITIGNFDGVHLGHQSLFQKVKERAKIIKGTSIVITFDPHPVKVITGKHIPLITPLPRKLELIAAQGIEVTICLPFTKEFSQISAEEFVKEILIKKIGMKEIVIGYNYTFGRKREGNVELLKILGEKLGFKVHVIEPVMINGQIVSSSLVRELITAGKVDKVKDFLSRYYQVVGKVIPGHGRGGRLLGIPTANLALINEVFPKPGVYAVEVIYQKNRYQGVANIGFNPTFGNNTLSVETHILDFNENIYDKTIKLNFIKRLRDEKKFKSIQDLADQIKKDIEVAREILPPV from the coding sequence ATGAAGGTTATTAATTCTTTAGAAGAGATTAAAAAACCTTTCTCAAAAGCAGTTATTACTATAGGCAATTTTGATGGTGTCCATCTTGGACATCAGAGTTTATTTCAAAAAGTTAAAGAGCGAGCTAAAATTATAAAAGGTACTTCTATTGTTATTACTTTTGACCCACATCCAGTAAAAGTCATTACTGGAAAACATATACCTTTAATCACCCCTTTACCACGTAAATTAGAGCTTATTGCTGCTCAAGGTATAGAAGTAACCATTTGTTTACCTTTTACAAAAGAATTTTCTCAAATTTCAGCAGAAGAATTTGTAAAAGAAATTCTAATTAAAAAAATTGGAATGAAAGAGATAGTTATTGGTTATAATTATACATTTGGTCGAAAAAGAGAAGGGAATGTTGAACTCTTAAAAATCTTAGGAGAAAAATTAGGATTTAAAGTACATGTAATAGAACCAGTAATGATTAATGGGCAAATAGTAAGCAGTAGTTTAGTAAGAGAATTAATTACCGCTGGAAAAGTAGATAAAGTAAAGGATTTTCTCAGTCGTTATTATCAAGTAGTAGGAAAAGTAATTCCTGGACATGGTCGAGGTGGCCGTTTACTTGGCATTCCTACAGCTAATCTTGCCCTTATAAACGAAGTTTTTCCAAAACCAGGTGTTTATGCAGTAGAAGTAATTTATCAAAAAAATCGTTATCAAGGTGTAGCTAATATTGGTTTTAATCCTACCTTTGGCAATAATACCCTTTCAGTAGAAACGCACATCCTTGATTTTAATGAAAATATTTATGACAAAACTATTAAATTAAACTTTATAAAACGTTTACGCGATGAGAAAAAATTTAAAAGTATACAGGATTTGGCTGATCAAATTAAAAAAGATATTGAAGTTGCTAGGGAAATATTGCCTCCTGTTTAG
- the amrB gene encoding AmmeMemoRadiSam system protein B produces the protein MKLLGKYCLLFSFFIPHICEAITRPPAVAGRWYPADKNSLKKEIKSFLKNVNLPPLPEKINALIVPHAGYIFSGQTAAYAYKAIVGKHYKWIVIFAPSHYARFYGASTFDVEAYETPLGKVFVDRKIVKALLKEPIFNEYVVAHLREHAIEAQLPFLQMVLKEFKLIPILIGNINKKDLKEMAKIIKKVFDNKIKDTLFIASSDFTHFGPTYGYMPFKEKIPENIKKLDMDAIKFILKTDPEGFLNYVKEKKATICGIYPIALTLWLLPKKAKGYLLHYTTSGKIIGDYTNSVSYAAIILDENFSLTKEEKKALLKLARFTLAYYFEHNKLPDFSKIPIKLTPALKEKKGAFVTLKKHGKLRGCIGFIMPLFPLYEAVMQASLRAAFNDPRFFPLDKSELSQIKIEISVLGPIIPVKKTEEIKIGRDGLIVKMGNYQGLLLPQVATELNLNRIQFLELTCRKAGLPPWAWKDKDTLIYRFSAEVFGEN, from the coding sequence TTGAAGTTGCTAGGGAAATATTGCCTCCTGTTTAGTTTTTTCATACCTCATATATGTGAGGCAATAACACGCCCTCCTGCTGTTGCTGGAAGGTGGTATCCAGCAGATAAAAATTCTTTAAAAAAAGAAATTAAATCTTTTTTAAAAAATGTTAATTTGCCTCCTTTACCAGAAAAAATTAATGCATTAATAGTCCCTCATGCTGGTTATATATTTTCTGGCCAAACAGCAGCTTATGCTTATAAGGCAATTGTAGGAAAACATTATAAATGGATAGTTATTTTTGCCCCTTCTCATTATGCTCGTTTTTATGGTGCCTCTACTTTTGATGTAGAAGCTTATGAAACCCCTTTAGGAAAAGTTTTTGTGGACAGAAAAATAGTAAAGGCTCTTTTAAAAGAACCAATTTTTAATGAATATGTTGTAGCTCATTTAAGAGAACATGCTATAGAAGCACAATTACCATTTTTGCAAATGGTTTTAAAAGAATTCAAATTAATACCAATTTTAATTGGAAATATAAATAAAAAAGACTTAAAAGAAATGGCAAAAATTATTAAAAAAGTTTTTGATAATAAAATAAAAGACACTCTTTTTATTGCTAGCTCTGATTTTACTCATTTTGGCCCTACTTATGGTTATATGCCTTTTAAAGAAAAGATTCCTGAAAATATAAAAAAATTAGATATGGATGCCATTAAATTTATTCTTAAAACAGATCCAGAAGGATTTTTAAATTATGTTAAAGAAAAAAAAGCTACTATTTGTGGTATTTATCCCATTGCCTTAACTCTTTGGCTTCTTCCTAAAAAGGCAAAAGGTTATCTTTTACACTATACAACTTCAGGAAAAATTATTGGTGATTACACTAATTCAGTAAGTTATGCTGCTATTATTTTAGATGAAAATTTTTCTCTAACAAAAGAAGAGAAAAAAGCACTTTTAAAATTAGCTAGATTTACTTTGGCATATTATTTTGAACATAATAAGCTTCCTGATTTTTCAAAAATTCCTATAAAATTAACACCAGCTTTAAAAGAAAAAAAAGGGGCTTTTGTAACTTTAAAAAAACATGGAAAATTAAGGGGATGCATTGGTTTTATAATGCCTTTGTTCCCTCTTTATGAAGCTGTGATGCAAGCTAGCCTTCGTGCAGCTTTTAATGATCCTAGATTTTTCCCTTTAGATAAAAGTGAATTATCTCAAATAAAAATAGAAATCTCTGTTTTAGGTCCAATCATTCCAGTTAAAAAGACTGAAGAAATAAAGATTGGTCGTGATGGTCTTATTGTTAAAATGGGCAATTATCAAGGATTACTTTTACCTCAAGTAGCAACAGAGTTAAATCTAAATAGAATCCAATTTTTAGAACTTACCTGCCGCAAAGCTGGACTCCCTCCTTGGGCTTGGAAAGATAAAGATACTCTTATTTATCGCTTTTCTGCTGAAGTATTTGGAGAAAATTAG
- a CDS encoding tetratricopeptide repeat protein: MRFLFDQKEIAKLLGISESQIRYWERKGLIPYIKKEKGKVYFDFKALVAFKTIKELQEKGVSLRKIRDSLERFKKLMPEIKYPLAEMKVSIVGKKIIFDRKGLKIDPNGQLLLDFFHSKSEIIHFPVNVIEEWFFQALQYEEEGQLERAKEYYLRILSSDPNHINALVNLGNIQYQFGILDEAENYYRKALSLNPNHPEANYNLANLLEEKGDIKNAILFYQKAIYEDPEFADAYFNLARLLEKKGELKEAKKCWRIYLELDPDSEWAEYARQRLEDN, from the coding sequence ATGCGTTTTCTTTTTGATCAAAAAGAAATAGCAAAATTATTAGGGATATCTGAAAGCCAAATTCGCTATTGGGAAAGGAAAGGTCTTATTCCATATATAAAAAAGGAAAAAGGGAAAGTTTATTTTGATTTTAAAGCTTTAGTTGCCTTTAAAACAATAAAAGAGTTGCAAGAAAAAGGTGTTTCTTTGAGAAAGATAAGAGATTCTCTTGAACGCTTTAAAAAACTTATGCCAGAAATTAAATATCCTTTAGCAGAGATGAAGGTCTCAATTGTAGGGAAAAAGATTATTTTTGATAGAAAAGGTTTAAAGATTGATCCAAATGGACAATTACTCTTAGACTTTTTTCACTCCAAATCAGAAATTATTCATTTTCCTGTAAATGTGATAGAAGAGTGGTTTTTTCAAGCCCTTCAATACGAGGAAGAAGGTCAGTTGGAGAGAGCAAAGGAATATTATTTAAGAATTCTTTCTTCTGATCCTAATCATATAAATGCTTTAGTAAATCTTGGAAATATTCAGTATCAATTTGGTATTCTTGATGAAGCAGAAAATTATTATCGAAAAGCACTTTCATTAAATCCTAATCATCCTGAAGCAAATTATAATTTGGCCAATCTTCTTGAAGAAAAGGGAGATATAAAAAATGCCATTTTATTTTATCAAAAAGCTATTTATGAAGATCCTGAATTTGCTGATGCCTATTTTAATCTCGCCCGTCTTTTAGAGAAAAAAGGAGAATTAAAAGAGGCAAAAAAATGTTGGCGCATTTATTTAGAGCTTGATCCTGATAGTGAGTGGGCAGAATATGCTCGCCAACGTTTAGAAGATAACTAA
- the ligD gene encoding non-homologous end-joining DNA ligase: MLNEKISPMLAYSSEPFDSKRHIFEIKWDGTRCILFLKEGKIYLQNRRLMDITDRYPELKQIVKCIKAKNAILDGEIVILRDGKPDFNLLQQREHATNSIKITLLSRDLPATYIAFDLLFLNDKSYVEMPLIKRKELLKQILEESEYLVESRYIEEKGITFFKKVLEQGLEGIMAKAKDSPYIIGKRSRYWLKIKPKHSAICYIVGYTEGKGERKGFIGALVLATQEEGKWKYRGKVGTGFTEEELSLLLTLLKKIETKKGVVKSPFKNVHWVKPILKCEVIFQEITKKGCFRSPVFLKLIKNAFSF, from the coding sequence ATGCTTAATGAAAAAATTTCTCCTATGCTAGCATATTCTTCTGAACCATTTGATTCAAAAAGGCATATATTTGAAATTAAATGGGATGGGACAAGATGTATTTTATTTTTAAAAGAAGGAAAAATTTATCTTCAAAATCGGCGTCTAATGGATATTACTGATAGATATCCTGAATTAAAGCAAATTGTTAAATGTATTAAAGCTAAAAATGCCATTCTTGATGGTGAAATAGTGATATTAAGAGATGGGAAACCAGATTTTAATTTATTACAACAGAGAGAGCATGCTACCAATTCCATAAAAATAACATTGCTTTCTAGAGATTTGCCTGCCACTTATATTGCTTTTGACCTTTTATTTTTAAACGACAAAAGTTATGTAGAAATGCCACTTATAAAAAGAAAAGAATTGTTAAAACAAATTCTTGAAGAATCAGAATATTTAGTTGAATCTCGTTATATAGAAGAAAAGGGAATTACCTTTTTTAAAAAAGTGTTAGAGCAAGGTCTTGAAGGTATAATGGCTAAAGCAAAAGATAGTCCTTACATTATAGGAAAAAGATCCCGTTATTGGTTGAAAATAAAACCAAAGCATTCAGCTATTTGTTATATCGTTGGTTATACTGAGGGCAAAGGGGAAAGAAAAGGCTTTATAGGAGCCCTTGTCTTAGCCACACAAGAAGAAGGGAAATGGAAATATCGGGGAAAGGTAGGGACTGGCTTTACAGAAGAGGAATTGAGTTTGCTTTTAACATTATTAAAAAAGATAGAGACAAAAAAAGGTGTTGTTAAATCACCTTTTAAGAATGTCCATTGGGTAAAACCAATTTTAAAATGTGAGGTGATTTTTCAAGAAATAACAAAAAAAGGTTGTTTTAGAAGTCCAGTATTTTTAAAATTAATTAAAAATGCGTTTTCTTTTTGA